A segment of the Bdellovibrio bacteriovorus genome:
TGAGTATCAAACTAGGCTTTGTCGTCTTTTGCAAGGAAATTGTCATTGCTGAACGAAGCATCGGCAGAGCTGATTGCAGCAGATCTTTGTCGTCGCCATGCAATGTAAACACAGTGTCGCCGACCTTCACTTCATCACCCACTTTCACATGGAATTCGATGCCCGCAGTTGGGGCAATGATGTCCGTGGTTTGTGCGCGACCCGCCTTGATCAAGATGCCCGCAACGCCAATGCTTTCGGTGTGGAAGCCACCCACCCAGCCGGCTTTGTCAGATTTGACTTCGATGGAATGTTTCGGTTTTGGCAGGGCCTTCAAATTGCCACCGTGGATGGAGCAAAGTTCTTCAAACTTCGCCATCGCTTTACCGGACACCAGAATGTCTTCAGCAATCTTGTAGGATTCTTCTTCGTTCTTGCCAACACCCGCCAAAAGCAGCATGTGCGCAGAAAGTTGCAGACTCAGTTCACGAGTGTCTTCGTAAAGATCATAACCGGCAGGGCCGATGAATTTTTCATTTTTCATGATGGCCACGCATTCTTCGACTTCCACCGAGTTGCCGGCATAGCGGCCCAGGGGCTGATCCATATTGGTCAGCAACGCGGTGACTTTTTTGCCGTAGCCTTTGGCAATCGCCATCAGGTTCACCGCCAGTTCTTCCGCCAGCACCGGGGTTTTCATGAAGGCACCGGATCCGAACTTCACGTCCAGCACCAGGCCATCAATGCCTTCCGCCATTTTCTTGGACATGATCGAAGCACAAATCAACGGCAGGCTTTCTACCGTCGCAGTCACATCACGAAGCGCATAGATTTTTTTATCAGCCGGGCAGATCTCTTTGGTCTGACCGATGAAGCAGATTTTGTGTTTGTGAACCAGCTCGATAAATTCAGGCAGGGACTTTTGCGTATTGAACCCCGGAATGGATTCCAGTTTGTCCAAGGTTCCGCCGGTGTGACCCAGGCCACGGCCGGAAATCATCGGCACCGGAATGCCGGCGGCGGCCACGATCGGCCCCAGAATCAAACTTGTCTTGTCGCCCACGCCACCGGTGGAGTGTTTGTCCACTTTGAATTCTTTTACGGAAGAAAAATCCACAACTTCACCGGAGTGAAGCATGGCTTTCGTCAACGAAAGAGTTTCTTCGGTGTTCATGCCACGGAAGAAGATCGCCATCAGCAAGGCTGACATCTGATAATCAGGAATCTGCCCGCGCGCATAGCCCAGGATGAATTCGTTGATTTCTTCATAAGAAAGCACGCCACCGTTGCGTTTGATTTTAATAATTTCAGCAGGAAGAAAAGCCATTAGTAACCACCTTGTACAGAGCCGCCTTGAATAATTGTGATCCCTGAGCTTGTGCCAAGACGGGTGGCTCCAGCGTCGATCATTGCTTTTGCTTGTTGGGCATCTTTGATGCCGCCGGAAGCTTTGACTTCCATGGATGAGCCCACAACGGACTTCATCAGTTTCACATCATCCACCGTGGCGCCGCCGCCCCCGAAGCCGGTGGAGGTCTTAACAAAATGTGCTCCGGCTTCCAGGGCTGCCTTGCACGCCAGGGTTTTGTCTTCCTGATTCAGCAACGAAGTTTCGATGATGACTTTCACGGTGTGACCAGCCGCTGCCTGAACCACGGCCTTGATGTCGTCACGAACATAGTTCAGACGGCGGTCTTTCAGTGCGCCGATCTGAATGACCATGTCGATTTCCTGCGCGCCGTTGGCGATGGCCGTTTTGGTTTCAAAGGCTTTGCTGGCCGTGTCCATGGCACCCAAAGGAAAGCCCACCACGCAGCAGACTTTCACAGAAGAGCCTTTCAAAAGTTCAGCGCAGGTTTTCACATAGGACGTGTTCACGCAGACAGAGAAGAAGTTGTGCTCTTTGGCTTCCGCGCACAGCTTTTCGATCTGGGCGGTTTGGGCTTCAGGCTTTAAAAGAGTATGGTCAATGTAACGACTTAGTTGCACGGGGCACCTCAAGAATGTTTAAATTAAAAAGTTATCTCAGATCATTGCAGGAGGCAATCATGACACCACAGAAGTGGACCTCAGTTTTACTCATATCTTTGCTCATTTTCACTTCATCCACTTCGACGGCCCAGGCCAATCGCAGTGTAAAACGCAATGTCGCCGCCGTCCTGTTTTCCACTCTGGGCGGGGCCATTCTGGGATTAAGCACGCTGTCTTTTTACGGTGAACCGCAGGAACACACCGGCAATATCACGACCGGTGCTCTGGTGGGTTTGTTAGGCGGGGTGGGGTATGTTATTTATGACTCTTCGCGCCCAGCGGCGCCTCAGTATGAGTATTCCCAGAACCTGGGGATGGACTTTAAAAACCGAAGGGCCTCGGAAACTTTCGTCGCCAAGGCCCCTCCCATGATTCAGTATTCGTTTACTTTCTAGTTTAGCCCACTTTGGTGCGTGGGGTGCCGCCAGCCATGGTCGCCCCTGGCTGTACGCTGGTGTCGCCACCACCGGCCTGACCCAGGAAGGTCTTGGCATCGGCTGCGGAAACTTTACCCTTACGAACCAGATCCTCAATGTACTTTTCAAACAGAACCATACCTTGAGTGGCACCGGTCTGCATGGCAGATGGGATCTGGTGGACTTTACCTTCACGAACCAAGTTCGAGATGGCTTTGGTGTTTCTCATGATCTCGTAAGCCGCCACACGACCTTGTCCGTCCGCGCGGGAGAACAGGGTCTGAGCGACAACTCCGCGCAGGGATTCAGCCAGCATCGTTCGGATCTGTTGCTGTTGACCGGCAGGGAATACGTCAATGATACGATCGATGGTTTTCGCCGCACTGTTGGTGTGCAGGGTTCCGAAAACGATATGACCTGTTTCGGCAGCAGTCAGTGCCAAAGAAATTGTTTCTAGGTCACGAAGCTCACCCACCAGCAGAATATCCGGGTCTTCACGCAGGGCCGCTTTCAGGGCGTTGGCGAAACTTTTGGTGTGGCTTCCCACCTCACGCTGATTGACCAAAGATTTCAAATTCGGGTGAACGAACTCGATCGGGTCTTCCACCGTGATGATGTGGGCTTCACGGGTCATGTTAATTTGGTGAATCATCGCCGCCAGAGTTGTGGACTTACCAGAACCTGTCGGACCGGTGACAAGAATCAGACCACGATCGCAATCGATCATGTCCATCACGGCCGGAGGCAATCCCAGTTCTTGGGCGGTTTTGATTTTTTCCGGGATGATACGCATAACGGCGCCAAGGCCTTTACGCTGCATAAAGATATTGCAACGGAAACGCCCGATACCTGACAAAGTGTAGGCGAAATCCAGTTCCCATTTTTCCACGAAAGCTTTTTTCTGCTTTTCAGAAAGAATCTCAAACAGCAGTCCCTGTACGTCCTGATTTGTGAGCTCGCGATAGTTCAATGGAACCATGTTTCCATGCAGGCGCAAATAAGGGGCGGCTCCACTTGTGATATGCAAGTCGGAGGCACCTTGTTCCACCATGAGTTTGAACAATTCATCAATTGTTGCCATCGTCGTCTCCTAAGGTCTCTAATTCAGTGATCTTTTCGGTCAGATATGTTTCAATATTAAATATTAATTGCTATCGGTCTTGTTTCTGGACTATTGAACTAAGACCAGCCCCGTTCAAGAGGGGTTATATTCGCCAAGGAGTCGCCTGTGTCTGCTGAAATTCTGATTAACGTTCGACCACAAGAGACACGTGTAGCCTATGTTGACGGCGGGATCCTGACCGATTTGAAAATTGAACGAAAAACGTCCCCCACCTTGGTCGGGTCCATCCATCGGGGCACGGTGATTCGTGTTCTTCCGGGCATGCAGGCGGCGTTTGTGGATATTGGTCTGGAAAAAGCAGCATTCCTGTATGTCGGGGATATCCGCGAAGACGTCGATGACAACTTCCTTTCCGCGGTGGACCGTGAAGAGCCGATGGATGAAGGGGATGACGACAAGCCGCTGACTCACGCAAATAAAACTCCGATTCAGGATCTAGTGAAAGAAGGCCAGAGCATTCTGGTTCAGGTTTCCAAGGATCCGCTGGGCACCAAGGGAGCACGTTTGACGACGCACCTGTCCCTGCCAGGCCGTTTCGTGGTGTTTTTGCCGACGGTGCGCCACCTGGGTATTTCCCGTCGTATCGAAGACGAAGGCGAGCGCGAGCGCCTAAGAAAACTGGTTCAGAAAATCAATCCTTCCGGTGGCGTGATCGTAAGAACCGCCGGGGATGGGGCTTCGGAAGAGATGTTGAAAGCCGACATCGAGTATCTGGATCGTTTGAGCAAAGAGATTTTCAAAAACTACGAAAAGAAAAAAACGCCGGGTCCGCTGCACACCGAACTTGATGTCGAGCTGCGCGCCCTTCGTGATCTGATGAGTGAGGACGTCACGAGCGTCTGGGTCGATGACGTTGAGATTCACAAAAAAGTTGTGAAGTTCGTGTCCCAGTTCATGCCCAAGTACAAACAAAACATCGTGCTTTATGAAGAGAAAAAGCCGTTGTTTGACCTGTACGACATCGATATTGAGATCTCCCGCTCGATGGAGCGCAAGATCTGGCTTAAATCCGGCGGTTACATCGTGATCGATGAAGCCGAAGCCCTGGTGGTTATCGACGTGAACACCGGTAAGTTCGTCGGTAAAAAAGATCTGGAAGACACCATCTTAAAAACCAATCTGGAAGCGGTTCGCGAGACCGCGCACCAACTGCGTGTGCGTAACTGCGGCGGCATTATCATCATCGACTTTATCGATATGGAAAAAGAATCCCACCGCGAAAAAGTTCTGGAGGCCTTGGCCGAAGAACTGGCGCGCGACCGTGCCCGCACCAACATCGTTTCCATGTCCCAGTTGGGCTTGGTGGAAATGACCCGTAAGCGCATCCGCCCAAGTCTGATCAAGACTTTGTGTGAACCGTGCTCTTACTGTGAAGGTAAAGGCTACATCAAACGCAAATCCACGGTGGCCAATGAAATCTTCCGTGAACTTGAGCGTGACGCTGACATGCTGATCAATAAAAAAACCAACGTGGTCATTCATTGTCACAGTGAAGTGGTGGACTGGATCTACGAAGTCGAAGGCGAAAGCCTGGAAGGCATCGAAAAGAAACTGGGCCGCTCTGTCGCGTTCAAAATCGAACCAAATTATCACCTAGAACAATACGAAATCTTCTTCGTCTAGGGCGGCTGAACCCTTTTGACCAGCCGCTAAGTTTTTCGGGAATTGTGGAATCATTTTGGGATTGCTGGACCTTGGGCTGTTGAGCCGGGGGTCTGGTGTTCCGATAGATTCTGTATGAAACATCTTTTGATTTTTCTTTTAGGCATTCTATTTTCTTTCGTTGCACACTCCGAGCCGCTTTTTTGCGGCCCGAAGCCTTACCAGCTAAAAGCTCTGGCGGATGTTTCCCGCAACACTTGTATGGAGACTTTGAAGTCCAAAGAGTGTCAGGATCTTTTTGCGAAGATGCGCGCCAATGGGGAAAAGCCTGAGGATAAAGCGCTGAAGTGCCATGATCAAAGCTCTCTTTCGCGTGTGGCGGAAAGCACCTGGGGTTACACTTCGGGTTGTGCGGTGGGTGGCTGGAATTTTGTAAAAGACTCTTTTGTCGCTATTGGTACGGCGATTGGTGAAGGGGCGGCGAAGATCGCGCTGGATATGGAAGCGGAAGCGGCTGCCAACAAAGCCTGCGAAGCTGATCCCAAAGGTAAAGAAAACCTGTTCAAACAATATAACAGCACGGTGCCGAAACTTTTGCAGGTGCAGATGCCTGAAGCCTCTGTTTTAAAGCGCGCCAACTGTGCGACCGTAAAACGCATCATCAAAATGCAGGGCATGGACAAGGGCAATGCAACCCTTCGCCTTGTTATGATGAAGGGGGATAAAAATCTTTCTGCCGATGAACGGGAATATGTTCAGTGGAGTCAGAAACAGGTCACGCCCTCAAACGTTGATCTGGTGGGGATGGCTAAAGCCAAACTTAAAGAGATGGGTGTGCAGATCGAATGCTACAACGCCCAGCAGGCCGCGGCGATCGTCTGTGAAGCTGTGGCCGAGGTGGCGACTTTGGCCGGCGGACCAGCCGGAGCGGCACTGAAGGCCGCCAAAGCCAAGAACATCATGAAACTGGCCGGGGTGAGTGCGGATGCTGGAAAGGCCTCTGCCGCGACCAGAACCGTGGCTTCTGCAGCGGAACTGGAAAAGGCCGCCAAGTTGTCTAATATAGAGCGTGTGGCCGCGGCGGAAAAATCCCTGGGTCGATCTTTAAGTGAGGCGGAAAAGAAAGCGCTGATCTCGGCCCATGAAGTGGGTAAGGGCACCGGCCGGGGTTATGGGACCTATTCAAAGACGGATCTCAGCGACAAGGCCAATATATTGAAGAACGCCGGGTTCAAAGCTGAAGAGCGCGATCTATTAATGCGTCAGGGATTGGCGGGAAGCCTGTCTGACACCAAGGCCGCGCGGGACTTTGCCAACAAGGCCCGTTTGGAAGCTGATAAGCTGCGTGTGTCCGGAAATATCTCAGAATCTACCAATAGTTACCGCAAGGCGTCTGACTCTTATGAAGTCTTTATGAACGATGTTAAAGCGCCCAAATCTTCGCGCGATTATTGGGTCGGGGCGAAGATGAATGCCTCGGCTGAAAGATATGATAAGGCTGCGGAATATTTCATCAAAACCGAGCAGGCCACCAGCCGTTCGGACGTGAAAGCGCAGAACATCTTTGATGCCCTTAACCGTGAAAAAGATGAGTTGCGCGTTATTGCTGCCCGGAATCCTGCCAGCAAGTCCGCCCAGAAAAATTATCAGGATCACAAAAAGCTGATTGAAGCGGTGGTTAATAGTAAAAATCTGCAGTTGGGTGACGCCTGGAAACGGGAACTTTTGAAGCCGTGAGTTAAGCTAAGGTGCTGAAAATATAGGCTTTTATTTAGCACCTAGACCTTGCCAACTTTTTCCAAAAATATTTGCATTTGAGGGGGGTTAAAGCTAACCTCTCTTTCTCTCGTAAAAAGCTGAAAAAAATAGCATGTATTAGGTTGACAAAGCCTAGTGCAAAGTGGCATTTACCATTGGCTTAATTCGGGTAGCTGGAGGTATTACATGTACGCGATTATTCGTACTGGCGGGAAACAATATAAAGTTCAAGCTGGTGACGTAGTTCAGGTTGATAAACTTGAACAAGCACTTGGTGCAGAGTTTGAAATCAACGAAGTTTTGATGGTTGGTGGTGAGTCCACTGCTGTTGGTCAACCTCTTGTTAAAGGTGCGAAAGTAACTGTTGTTGTTACTAAACAAGCTAAGACAAGAAAAGAGATCGTCTTCAAAAAGAAGCGTCGTCAAGGTTACAGAAAGTTCGCAACTCACAAACAAGAGTTCACCGAGCTGTTTGTTAAAGCAATTTCCTTCGATGGAAAAACTGCTAAATCTGATGAAGCAGCAACTGTTGTTGACGTGAAAGCAGTTCGTGCTGAAAAAGCACAAGCTCGCGTAGCAGCTCGTAAAGAGCGCGCAGCGAACAAAGGTACTGCAGAAGTTGTAAAAAAAGCGGCTAAAAAAGTAGCGAAAAAGAAAGTTGCGAAAAAAGCAGTTAAAAAGACTGGTACTAAATTCCACTTGGGTAACAACGTAAAAATGGGTCGCGACTACACTATCTATTCTGTAGTTGAAGGTCTTGTTAAATTTGAACGTTTCTCCAAAGAGCGTTTCAAAGTTAGCGTTTATCCTAAAGCTGTTTAATCAGTCTTAAGATAAACCGATACATTTTTTCACAAATGGAAAAGGAGCCATCCCATGGCTCCTTTTTTGTTGTATAGACAGTCAGTTATGAAATTCATTGATGAAGTCAGTATCTCTTTAGCTTCGGGACGTGGCGGCCCGGGTTGTGTAATGTGTATAAGAGACAGCTTTAGCTTCGGGACGTGGCGGCCCGGGTTGTGTCAGTTTTCGCCGCGAGTCCATGCAAGCCCGTGGCGGCCCAGACGGGGGCAACGGCGGCAAGGGCGGGGATGTTATTATCCGTACATCTCGTCATATCAATTCTCTGGTAGATATTAGACAAAATAAAAGATACGCCGCTCAATCTGGAAGAATGGGTGAGGGTCGTCAGAAATCCGGTATGGATGGCGAAGACCTTATCCTTGTTGTTCCTCAAGGCACTGTATTCCGTAATATGGATGGTGAAATCATCATCGATATGACCGGAATTTCCGAGCACACCCTGCTTAAAGGCGGTCGTGGTGGAAAAGGAAATGAGTTTTTCAAAAACAGTGTGAATCAGGCTCCAGAACATGCGCAACCCGGTGAAGAAGGTCAGGAAATTGAAGTTCGTCTGGAACTGAAACTGATTGCGGATGTGGGTATCGTTGGATTCCCGAACGCCGGCAAGTCCACACTGATTTCCCGTATTTCTGCAGCAAGACCGAAAATTGCGGATTATCCGTTCACAACCCTGACTCCGAATCTGGGAGTGGTGAAGGCCGGGGACTATTCCTCGTTCGTGGTGGCGGATATTCCGGGACTGGTGAAGGGCGCACACGCGGGTGTGGGTCTGGGTATCCAGTTCTTGAAACATATTGAACGTACACGCCTGTTCATCCATCTGGTTGATGCATCCGGAATGTCAGGCCGTGATCCTTTAGAGGATTTTACGGATATTAACAACGAACTTAAAATGTACGATGAAAACAACCAGGACAAAGAGGGTTTCTTCCCTCTATCCACGCGTCCTCAATTGGTTGTGCTGAACAAGATCGACACTTTAAGTGAATCTCAGCTGACGAAGCTGAAAAAACAGTTCAGGGAAGCCAGCGGCAGCGAGCCGTTTGCGATTTCCGCAGTGACTGGCAAAAACATCAAAGAATTTGTTCAGGAACTGGCTCGTCAGATTCTGAAAGAGGAAGAAGAATAATGAAAATAGGTATTTTCGGAGGCAGTTTCAACCCTCCACACATGGGTCACATCAACGCCATTCAAACCGTAGCGAAGAAAGCCGGTTTGGGCAAAGTTCACATCATCCCTGCGGCTCAGAATCCTCTGAAAACTCCGGTGGAAGGTCCAACGCCTGAACAGCGTGTGGAACTGACTCGTCTGGCGTTTGCCCAGTACGGTGAAACTTACTTCGTGGACGATCAGGAAATCAAACGTGGTGGCATGAGCTACACAGTTGATACCGTGATGAATCTGCGCAAATCCTATGATGCCAACGACCTTTACCTGGTTGTGGGCGCAGATAAATTTGAAGAGCTGGCTCAATGGAAGGACTATCAAAAGATCCTGACCGAGGCGAATCTGATTGTCACAACCCGCCCGGGTTACGACATGCCGGAATCTCTGGAAGAGATGCCGGGTTTCCTGAAGCCCCTGGTTGCAGAATTTGATTTCAACTTCATCGAACTGAACACGGGCCGCAACATCCAGTTCATCACTTTGCGTGATGTGGAAGTTTCCTCCAGCGAAGTTCGTAAATGGCTTCGTTCCGGCAAGCCGGTTGAAAAATACCTGCCATTGTCTGTTGAATCCTACATCAAGGAACACAAGCTTTACCGCAATCTGGGTGACCGTATTGGGGACTACAAAAAGTTCACCGCGTTCTGCGCCGATGTTCTGTTTGCGAAAAAAGGCATCAACGTCCGTGGTTTTGACCTGACTTCCATGTCGGCTCCAAGTGAATACACTTTGATCGCGTCCGGTACCTCCACCCGTCATGCGGCGGCGATGGCGGAAAACATCGTGATGGCGGTGAAAGAGGAATACAACGTACACCCACAAAGCATCGAGGGTGTGGACGAGGGCCGCTGGGTTCTTGTCGATTACGGTTCTTTGATCATCCACGTCTTCTACGACTTCGTTCGCCAGGAATACAGCCTGGAAAACCTGTGGAGAGAAGGCAAAGACATGGGATTGAAAGATCCTTATGTTGGCAAGGGTGAGCAGTAGTCATGAAGTTCATTTTGTACAACCTCGCAACGGCCAAGGAAGCCTGGGCGGACGAGGTCAGCGAGTTGTACAAGAAGAAGATTTCCTTCTTCATTCCCTTCGACATTCAGTCACTAAAAGCCAAAAAGTCCGCGCGTGAAGACGCGGACTTTAAGCGCAGCGAAGAATCCGATTTAATCCTTAAAAATATCAACAGCGACGACTATGTCGTGCTCTTTGACGAGCGCGGGTCCGTGCTGGATTCGATTCAGTTTTCAAAAAAAGTGGAAAACATTCTGGGAAGCTCCAAGAAGCGCGCGATTTTCATTATTGGCGGCGCTTTCGGAGTCAATGAAGACGTCCGTAAACGTGCGGACCTGAAGGTGGCTTTATCGCCCATGGTGATGAATCATCTGATGGCCCAGGCGATGAGCTTGGAGCAAATCTACCGGGCCTTTACGATCATCAAAAAAATCCCGTACCACAATATCTAGAGCCAAGGTGGCTCGTTACCCAGTTCTTTTTCCGGATCACGGTCCAGATCCAGCAGGCGGTTCCATTCAAGGCTTAGGAAGCTCTTTTGCTCCGAGATCGCCTCTTGTTCTGTCAGGGCCCGTGGATTCAGGCAGTCTGAACCCGGATCAAATGTTTTGTGGGAGCAGATGGTGTATTGCACCTGGCTTTTTTCGCCACCGACGGCTTTGTTCCATTCAACCAGTGTCACGGGTTTTTCCGGATTGATGGCTGGATCAAAAACATAAACGTCGTTACCCACGCGGTAAGTAACTGCGACGTGATACCACCAGGAAACGGAACCGCCCGGTGCGTTCTGAGTCGGCGCATACAAGTTTCCGAAGACAAAAATTTTCTTCGGTGTTGTGAAGTGATGTTCAATCAGCTCGGTGGCGGCCATTTCGGCGCGGGCATAACAGCCATCGTCCGGATACATCCAGGTCAGGCGGCGGGCAAAGGGTTCTGCATCGGTGATGAAGCGGGTGTCGCGAACGTATTTGAATTCACGCTCAAGATCCGCGTAAGAACCCACATCGGGAATCTCCTGGATGTTCAGCTCTTTCATGGGTTTTTTCATGCGATCAGGATAGCTGTTGCGACCGAAGAGTTCCCACACCGGAGTGCTGCGCTGGCGGGCAGCCTCAAAAGATTCACCAGAGTGTCGGATGGAAGAAAGACCGGCCACGGCCGTGGCGGAAGCAGACAGAATCATCAACGAAACGAAAAATGCCCTCATAAACCCCTCACTCTTTCGGTTCTAGGCCCGCTGTCAGGGACTGTCAAAGAATTTGCAGTGACGCGAAAGAATGAATTCTGTGTTGAAAACCCTTAAGACCCGACTGTCCGCCTGTCTGCATTGCGGATCGTTTCAGGTGGAACAGGCGGGCCTGTGTGTTCCCTGCCATGAGGTGCTGAATCATTACCCGCATCGCGCGCGCCGACGGCAGGATTGGCTGAGGGCTCTATATTCTTGGAATCCCGGGGAAAGTGATCTGTTGTCAGCACTGGTGCTCAGTTTGAAAGGCCGGCATAACAAGGCGGGGTGGGAGCACTTTGCCCGGAAGATGGTGCAGCAGCAGGTGCCCCGTCTTTCCGGCGGGCGAAGGTTGCACTTTGTTCCTGCTCCGTCGAAGTCCGGTGCTGAAGATCATGCTTCACTTTTTGCCCGGGCGCTGGCAGCGCACATGGGTGGTGTTTTTAACCCGTGTCTTCGTAAAGCCTCGTCAGGAAAACAAAGGCGGTCCGACCGGGGAGAGCGGGCTCTGATCGCCATGGAGCTGGTTGAAAAAAATACAGAGCTGTCTATAAACTCGACAGACATCCTCTGGATCTTTGTCGACGACATCCTAACCACCGGCTCTACAGCGCGCGCCGCCCGGCTGGCGCTCGGGAGTCCCCCTCACTTTGAAGTTTGGGTCTTGGCAGAGAGGGGCCTCTCTTGCGGAGCGTCCACGGATATGCTACAAAACCCGCATGCTTAGATCGACTCTTTCCCTGGTCCTGACATTCCTGTTTTCTTTGAGTGCTATGGCGGCCGTCACCGGCAACGGCGCTCTTCAGAAAGTCGCAAAAAAATACCGCACCACCAAGCTTGTGGAAATGAATGTGGAAAAGACTGTGAAGTCTGAACTGCTTGGCAAAGAAACCAAGTACGACGGCAAGATCTATCTGGCGAACGGAAAGTTCCGCTGGGAAAACACCAAGCCGGAAGAAACTCTGCTGGTGTTCGACGGTAAAACCATCTGGAGCGTGCAGGTGCCGCCAAAAGAATTCGGCGGACCGGTGCAGGTGGCAAAGGGCATCGTCGACAAAAAGACGAAATCCCATATCCTGATTTCCTCTTTGCTGGGCGAGGATCTGAACAAGAACTTCAAGATCCTGAAAGAGGAAAAAGACGGGGAGCTGGTCAACATCGAAGTGCAGCCGCTGAATGACGGCCTGACCGTGAAATCCCTGAAGCTGACTGTGAAGTCCAAGGACAACACTCTGCAGACGATTTCCTACCTGGACGATATCGGAAACCTGACGACCATGAAGTTTTCCGATGTGAAGTTCCTGAAAAAAGAAAATAAGAAACTGTTCAAATATCAACCGCCAAAAGATGCACAGGTAACCGACCTATGAAACAAGAGACTGCTCAAAACAAAAAAGTTCACTTTATCTCTCTGGGTTGCCCGAAGAATCTTGTCGACAGCGAAATCATGGCCGGCACTTTGATGAAAGACGGCTATGAAGTTGTGGGCGAAGCGGATCAGGCCGACACGGTTATCGTGAACACCTGTGGTTTCATCGAAGACTCCAAAAAAGAATCCATTCAGCGCATTCTGGACATGAGTGACCTGAAACAGGAAGGCAAAATCAAAAAGGTTGTTGTCGCGGGTTGCCTGACCCAGCGTTATAAAGACGACCTGGTGGAAGGTTT
Coding sequences within it:
- a CDS encoding thymidine phosphorylase produces the protein MAFLPAEIIKIKRNGGVLSYEEINEFILGYARGQIPDYQMSALLMAIFFRGMNTEETLSLTKAMLHSGEVVDFSSVKEFKVDKHSTGGVGDKTSLILGPIVAAAGIPVPMISGRGLGHTGGTLDKLESIPGFNTQKSLPEFIELVHKHKICFIGQTKEICPADKKIYALRDVTATVESLPLICASIMSKKMAEGIDGLVLDVKFGSGAFMKTPVLAEELAVNLMAIAKGYGKKVTALLTNMDQPLGRYAGNSVEVEECVAIMKNEKFIGPAGYDLYEDTRELSLQLSAHMLLLAGVGKNEEESYKIAEDILVSGKAMAKFEELCSIHGGNLKALPKPKHSIEVKSDKAGWVGGFHTESIGVAGILIKAGRAQTTDIIAPTAGIEFHVKVGDEVKVGDTVFTLHGDDKDLLQSALPMLRSAMTISLQKTTKPSLILKTLS
- the deoC gene encoding deoxyribose-phosphate aldolase; the encoded protein is MQLSRYIDHTLLKPEAQTAQIEKLCAEAKEHNFFSVCVNTSYVKTCAELLKGSSVKVCCVVGFPLGAMDTASKAFETKTAIANGAQEIDMVIQIGALKDRRLNYVRDDIKAVVQAAAGHTVKVIIETSLLNQEDKTLACKAALEAGAHFVKTSTGFGGGGATVDDVKLMKSVVGSSMEVKASGGIKDAQQAKAMIDAGATRLGTSSGITIIQGGSVQGGY
- a CDS encoding type IV pilus twitching motility protein PilT, with product MATIDELFKLMVEQGASDLHITSGAAPYLRLHGNMVPLNYRELTNQDVQGLLFEILSEKQKKAFVEKWELDFAYTLSGIGRFRCNIFMQRKGLGAVMRIIPEKIKTAQELGLPPAVMDMIDCDRGLILVTGPTGSGKSTTLAAMIHQINMTREAHIITVEDPIEFVHPNLKSLVNQREVGSHTKSFANALKAALREDPDILLVGELRDLETISLALTAAETGHIVFGTLHTNSAAKTIDRIIDVFPAGQQQQIRTMLAESLRGVVAQTLFSRADGQGRVAAYEIMRNTKAISNLVREGKVHQIPSAMQTGATQGMVLFEKYIEDLVRKGKVSAADAKTFLGQAGGGDTSVQPGATMAGGTPRTKVG
- a CDS encoding Rne/Rng family ribonuclease, yielding MSAEILINVRPQETRVAYVDGGILTDLKIERKTSPTLVGSIHRGTVIRVLPGMQAAFVDIGLEKAAFLYVGDIREDVDDNFLSAVDREEPMDEGDDDKPLTHANKTPIQDLVKEGQSILVQVSKDPLGTKGARLTTHLSLPGRFVVFLPTVRHLGISRRIEDEGERERLRKLVQKINPSGGVIVRTAGDGASEEMLKADIEYLDRLSKEIFKNYEKKKTPGPLHTELDVELRALRDLMSEDVTSVWVDDVEIHKKVVKFVSQFMPKYKQNIVLYEEKKPLFDLYDIDIEISRSMERKIWLKSGGYIVIDEAEALVVIDVNTGKFVGKKDLEDTILKTNLEAVRETAHQLRVRNCGGIIIIDFIDMEKESHREKVLEALAEELARDRARTNIVSMSQLGLVEMTRKRIRPSLIKTLCEPCSYCEGKGYIKRKSTVANEIFRELERDADMLINKKTNVVIHCHSEVVDWIYEVEGESLEGIEKKLGRSVAFKIEPNYHLEQYEIFFV
- the rplU gene encoding 50S ribosomal protein L21; translation: MYAIIRTGGKQYKVQAGDVVQVDKLEQALGAEFEINEVLMVGGESTAVGQPLVKGAKVTVVVTKQAKTRKEIVFKKKRRQGYRKFATHKQEFTELFVKAISFDGKTAKSDEAATVVDVKAVRAEKAQARVAARKERAANKGTAEVVKKAAKKVAKKKVAKKAVKKTGTKFHLGNNVKMGRDYTIYSVVEGLVKFERFSKERFKVSVYPKAV
- the nadD gene encoding nicotinate (nicotinamide) nucleotide adenylyltransferase, producing MKIGIFGGSFNPPHMGHINAIQTVAKKAGLGKVHIIPAAQNPLKTPVEGPTPEQRVELTRLAFAQYGETYFVDDQEIKRGGMSYTVDTVMNLRKSYDANDLYLVVGADKFEELAQWKDYQKILTEANLIVTTRPGYDMPESLEEMPGFLKPLVAEFDFNFIELNTGRNIQFITLRDVEVSSSEVRKWLRSGKPVEKYLPLSVESYIKEHKLYRNLGDRIGDYKKFTAFCADVLFAKKGINVRGFDLTSMSAPSEYTLIASGTSTRHAAAMAENIVMAVKEEYNVHPQSIEGVDEGRWVLVDYGSLIIHVFYDFVRQEYSLENLWREGKDMGLKDPYVGKGEQ
- a CDS encoding 23S rRNA (pseudouridine(1915)-N(3))-methyltransferase RlmH, which translates into the protein MKFILYNLATAKEAWADEVSELYKKKISFFIPFDIQSLKAKKSAREDADFKRSEESDLILKNINSDDYVVLFDERGSVLDSIQFSKKVENILGSSKKRAIFIIGGAFGVNEDVRKRADLKVALSPMVMNHLMAQAMSLEQIYRAFTIIKKIPYHNI
- a CDS encoding protein-glutamine glutaminase family protein; this encodes MRAFFVSLMILSASATAVAGLSSIRHSGESFEAARQRSTPVWELFGRNSYPDRMKKPMKELNIQEIPDVGSYADLEREFKYVRDTRFITDAEPFARRLTWMYPDDGCYARAEMAATELIEHHFTTPKKIFVFGNLYAPTQNAPGGSVSWWYHVAVTYRVGNDVYVFDPAINPEKPVTLVEWNKAVGGEKSQVQYTICSHKTFDPGSDCLNPRALTEQEAISEQKSFLSLEWNRLLDLDRDPEKELGNEPPWL